The sequence GGTTCTCCAGCTCCTCGGCGGCCATGGACAGCGAGGTGCGCAGCGCCAGGCCCGCCTGGGTGGCGTTGGCGAGGATGCGGGAGAGCTCGGGGAGCTGGTTGATGAAGCGCTCGGTGCGCTTGGCCCGCTGCCAGTTGAGGAACGCGTTGGTGCCCCAGAGGCCGATCAGTGCGGCGACCGGGCCGAAGAACGCGGCGAGCAGGGAGGAGGCGATCAGCCAGAGCCCCGCCATGGCGACCAGCGCGTAGACCAGGAACTCGCCGGGTGTGACGTCCAGGCCGGTCGCGGCGAGCTTCAGCTCCAGCTTCCGGCCGAGCGCGGTCCCGCGCAGCCTGCGGTCGAGCCCCCTGAAGCGGCGGACGCGCCCCGGCTCGGGGATCTGGCCGACGTGCGAGAGCCGCTCGACGAGGGCGTCGCGGTCGGCCTTGCCGCCGGAGTAGGCGTACAGGCCCATCACGCCGAGCACACAGCACAGCAGCGTGACGCCGATGGTGACCAGGGGGAGGTTGACGTTGTCCATGGCGCGGTACCTAGTTGGCCTCTCGGGTGGCGAGCTGTTCGGCGGACTGGGCGACGCCGAACGCCTGCGGGATGGGCTGGCTGGCCAGGTAGAGGCGCTCGGCGAGCCTCCGGGGCAGCGGGAGGTACTGGAAGTCGCCGTAGATCCGGCCGTCGGGAGCCATCGGCTGGGCGTTGAAGCGGGCGACCGTGACGATGCGGTACGGGTCGCGGCCGTGGCTGTCCAGGACCGCGATCTCGGTGATCTTCCTGGCGCCGTCCGCGTGCCGGGTGAGCTGGACGATCACGTCGACGGCGCTGTTGATCTGGTCGTGCAGCGCCTCGAAGGGGATCTCGACCTCCGACATCGAGGCGAGAGTCTGGAGCCTCATCAGCGCGTCCTCGGCGCTGTTGGCGTGGACGGTGGCCAGCGACCCGTCGTGACCGGTGGACATCGCCTGGAGCATGTCGAGCGACTCGCCGCCCCGGACCTCACCGACGACGATCCGGTCGGGCCGCATACGCAGCGAGTTGCGGACCAGGTCGCGGATGGTGATCTGTCCCTTGCCCTCGACGTTCGCCGGGCGGGACTCCAGTCGGATCACATGGCTCTGCTGGAGCTGGAGTTCGGCGGAGTCCTCGATGGTGACGATGCGCTCGGCGTCGGGGATCAGGCCGGAGAGCGCGTTGAGGAGGGTCGTCTTGCCGGTGCCGGTGGCCCCCGAGACGATGATGTTGAGCTTGGCCTGGACGAGCCCGGCGAGCAGCACCAGCATCTGCTCGTCCAGTGACCCGAAGCCGATCATCTCCTGGAGCGTGAAGGAGCGCGGGAAGCGGCGGATGGTGAGCGTCGCGCCGGTCAGCGACAGCGGTGGAATGATCACGTTGACACGCTCGCCGCTGGGGAGGCGGGCGTCGACCATCGGGTTGGACTCGTCGACGCGGCGGTTGACGGTCGACACGATCCGCTCGATGGTCTGCATCAGCTGCTCGTGGGAGCCGAAGCGCATCGGCAGCTGTTCGACCCTGCCGTTGCGTTCGACGAAGATCTGGTCGGGGCCGTTGACCATGATCTCCGTGATGGACGCGTCCTCCAGGAGCGGTTCCAGGATGCCGAGGCCGAGCGCCTCGTCCACGACGCGGCGGATGAGCTGCGAGCGTTCGACCGTGGAGAGGACCGGGCCCTCGCGGCTGATGATGTGGCCGAGGACGCGCTCCAGCCGGGCCCGCCGGTCGGCGGCGGCAAGCGAGGACATCTCCGCGAGGTCGATCTCCTCCAGCAGCTTGGCCCGGTAGGTGGCCACCAGATGGCCGTCCTCCCGCGCCCCGCCCTGCTCCTCCGGAGCGGTCATGCGTGCCCGCAGGCTCATGTGCGTAACTCTCCTCGTCGGGTCGTCGCGTTGTCGGGGTCGTCAGGTCGTCAGGGCGTCAGGTTGTCGGGGCGTCGGGGTGCTGCCTTGTCAGATCGTCGGGCGGTGCGTCGTCAGGGCGTCGGGGGCGGAGTACCGGGCTGGGCGGGTCAGAAGCCGGATCCGACGTGCTCGTTGGGCATCGTCGCGCTCCGCGTGGCCGTCCAGTCGTCCAGTCCCGGCACGATGGAGGGCACCGTCACCTCGACCGTGACCGTGATGTCCCGGCCGCCGGTCCTGCGGTAGGTGAATCCGCCGTCCTCCACCCAGTCGCTCACCGCCTCACGCGCGTTGCCCTCGCCGGTGCCCCGGGCGTCCACGCTGGCTTCCGTACGGGCTCCGGCACGGGCCGCCGTGCCCGCCTGGTTGGCGGCGTACGCGGCGATGCCGAGCTGGATGGCCGCCATCGCGACGAGGAGCAGCAGGGGGAGGAAGCCGAGGTACTCCATGGCGACCTGTCCCCGGTCGGCCCTCGAGCGTGCGGAGGGGGTGCGC is a genomic window of Streptomyces sp. YPW6 containing:
- a CDS encoding CpaF family protein; amino-acid sequence: MSLRARMTAPEEQGGAREDGHLVATYRAKLLEEIDLAEMSSLAAADRRARLERVLGHIISREGPVLSTVERSQLIRRVVDEALGLGILEPLLEDASITEIMVNGPDQIFVERNGRVEQLPMRFGSHEQLMQTIERIVSTVNRRVDESNPMVDARLPSGERVNVIIPPLSLTGATLTIRRFPRSFTLQEMIGFGSLDEQMLVLLAGLVQAKLNIIVSGATGTGKTTLLNALSGLIPDAERIVTIEDSAELQLQQSHVIRLESRPANVEGKGQITIRDLVRNSLRMRPDRIVVGEVRGGESLDMLQAMSTGHDGSLATVHANSAEDALMRLQTLASMSEVEIPFEALHDQINSAVDVIVQLTRHADGARKITEIAVLDSHGRDPYRIVTVARFNAQPMAPDGRIYGDFQYLPLPRRLAERLYLASQPIPQAFGVAQSAEQLATREAN
- a CDS encoding type II secretion system F family protein; amino-acid sequence: MDNVNLPLVTIGVTLLCCVLGVMGLYAYSGGKADRDALVERLSHVGQIPEPGRVRRFRGLDRRLRGTALGRKLELKLAATGLDVTPGEFLVYALVAMAGLWLIASSLLAAFFGPVAALIGLWGTNAFLNWQRAKRTERFINQLPELSRILANATQAGLALRTSLSMAAEELENPAGEELARVARRLAVGEPLEDALSELTDRLPSRELVVLVTTLVLSNRAGGTVVSSLRNLTETLEERKETRREVKTQLSQVTVTAYAVPIFGVGAMLLMNAVMPGALDRMTGAFIGQAAVVVAMVLYAIGFVVIRRLSRIDV
- a CDS encoding TadE/TadG family type IV pilus assembly protein, with protein sequence MEYLGFLPLLLLVAMAAIQLGIAAYAANQAGTAARAGARTEASVDARGTGEGNAREAVSDWVEDGGFTYRRTGGRDITVTVEVTVPSIVPGLDDWTATRSATMPNEHVGSGF